A genomic region of Deltaproteobacteria bacterium contains the following coding sequences:
- a CDS encoding NifU family protein, which yields MKEKVQQIIEQIRPSLQADGGDVELVDVSTDGVVKVRLKGACSGCPMSQMTLKMGIEKYMKKQIPEVKEVISEG from the coding sequence ATGAAGGAAAAAGTACAGCAGATCATCGAGCAGATCCGGCCCAGCCTGCAGGCGGATGGGGGTGATGTTGAACTCGTCGATGTCAGCACGGACGGCGTCGTGAAAGTCAGGTTGAAAGGAGCCTGCAGCGGCTGTCCCATGTCGCAGATGACGCTCAAGATGGGGATTGAAAAATATATGAAAAAACAGATCCCCGAGGTAAAAGAGGTGATATCAGAAGGTTGA
- the ispH gene encoding 4-hydroxy-3-methylbut-2-enyl diphosphate reductase, translating into MAVILAKTAGFCMGVKRAVDIVLEIAQKGDQRRIYTYGPLIHNPQTVELLRKRGVFPIESIDDIDGPDNSVLVVRAHGISPEERKAIRDKGVTIVDATCPKVAHVQSIIKRHAERDYTTIIVGDREHPEVNGLLGYAGTKGIVLSHEREVSDLSADAKICVVAQTTQNLDRYDRIVDAVRKEFPEAVVFNTVCDSTERRQTEIKELAAVSDAMIIIGGKNSANTCRLTELSEQEGKPTFHIETVEEMMSHPLAAYGNIAVSAGASTPNWIINRVVDTLRERTGPSRRLMSLWELAIKAELYSAFGAACLSYTGMLLQRLTPRPAAILAMALYVFAMHTLNRFIDRKTSTTIGSFREETYRTHQKLYIGAALISLGASLFLALTLSMSSFLLLLTISVLGILYNTPILLFRGHWLRLKDLPGSKNLSVALAWGAVGAILPALIGKPAFSPATVVAFLFIFAVVFIRSSMSDLLDIQSDRLIGRETIPVVIGEKRTRHLLTGVALITGLMLVVSYTLGWSPFLSVVLFICLFYILICFKLCDRKSGFSGVVLEGILETVYIITGAASFLWVAVSWFRA; encoded by the coding sequence ATGGCGGTAATACTGGCAAAAACGGCTGGCTTCTGCATGGGAGTCAAACGGGCCGTGGACATCGTTCTGGAAATCGCCCAAAAGGGCGACCAACGCAGGATTTACACCTATGGCCCTCTCATCCATAATCCTCAGACGGTGGAACTTCTGAGAAAAAGGGGGGTCTTCCCCATCGAATCCATTGACGATATAGATGGCCCGGACAACAGCGTCCTCGTTGTCCGGGCACATGGCATTTCACCTGAAGAAAGAAAAGCCATACGTGACAAAGGTGTCACCATCGTCGATGCAACATGCCCAAAAGTCGCCCATGTACAATCCATCATCAAAAGGCACGCGGAACGTGATTACACGACGATCATTGTCGGTGATCGGGAACACCCGGAGGTGAACGGCCTGCTTGGCTATGCTGGAACAAAAGGGATTGTGCTGTCCCATGAAAGGGAGGTGTCCGATCTGTCCGCTGACGCCAAAATTTGTGTTGTGGCTCAAACAACACAAAATCTCGATCGATACGACCGGATCGTCGACGCCGTCCGTAAGGAATTTCCGGAAGCGGTCGTCTTCAATACGGTCTGCGATTCAACAGAGCGTCGGCAGACCGAGATTAAGGAACTGGCTGCCGTTTCGGATGCCATGATCATTATCGGCGGGAAAAATAGTGCCAACACATGCCGTCTGACCGAATTATCGGAACAGGAAGGGAAACCGACCTTTCATATTGAAACCGTGGAAGAGATGATGAGCCATCCCCTGGCGGCTTACGGCAACATCGCCGTTTCCGCCGGGGCCTCGACACCGAACTGGATCATCAATCGGGTGGTGGATACTCTGAGAGAACGAACCGGCCCTTCCCGTCGCCTTATGAGCCTCTGGGAGTTGGCCATCAAGGCGGAATTGTACTCCGCTTTCGGTGCGGCCTGCCTGTCCTACACCGGGATGCTTCTCCAGAGACTGACTCCCCGTCCGGCCGCCATCCTGGCCATGGCCCTGTACGTTTTCGCCATGCACACCCTGAATCGCTTCATCGACCGAAAGACCAGCACCACCATCGGGTCTTTTCGGGAGGAAACATATCGGACACACCAAAAATTGTATATCGGTGCGGCCCTGATATCGCTGGGGGCTTCTCTTTTTCTCGCGCTGACTCTGAGCATGAGTTCCTTTCTCTTACTCCTGACGATTTCGGTCCTCGGTATTTTGTACAACACGCCGATCCTACTCTTTCGCGGTCACTGGCTCAGACTCAAAGACCTGCCGGGTTCCAAAAATTTATCGGTCGCCCTCGCCTGGGGGGCTGTCGGGGCCATATTGCCGGCCCTGATCGGAAAACCGGCATTTTCACCGGCCACGGTCGTCGCTTTCCTGTTCATTTTCGCCGTCGTCTTCATCCGTTCTTCCATGTCCGATCTCCTGGACATACAGAGCGACCGGCTCATCGGCCGGGAAACAATTCCTGTTGTGATCGGGGAAAAGCGTACCCGTCATCTCCTGACCGGCGTTGCCCTGATAACGGGACTGATGCTCGTTGTTTCTTATACGCTCGGATGGTCCCCCTTCCTTTCGGTCGTTCTGTTCATCTGCTTATTTTATATATTGATATGCTTCAAACTTTGTGATAGGAAATCCGGATTTTCAGGAGTTGTCCTGGAGGGGATTCTGGAAACCGTTTACATCATAACCGGGGCGGCCTCGTTTTTATGGGTTGCCGTTTCATGGTTCCGGGCCTGA
- a CDS encoding TlyA family RNA methyltransferase yields the protein MLVDRGLTASREQARALILAGRVLVDGFKIDKAGSPVSVTAEVRVTGDLHPYVSRGGLKLRGALDALGLDVSGLTVLDVGASTGGFTDCLLQSGAIKVYALDVGYGQLSWKLRTDKRVVPIERTNIRYFDGTGIAEPLDMATVDASFISLKVILPKVVSLLRPGGLLLALIKPQFEVGRGQVGKRGVVSDPALHQAVVEGSISLCRQLNLGGITTCESPLLGPAGNREFFIHAQRPKE from the coding sequence ATGCTGGTGGACCGGGGATTGACAGCCTCCCGGGAACAGGCGCGGGCATTGATTCTGGCAGGACGGGTTCTGGTCGATGGTTTCAAAATAGACAAGGCGGGGAGTCCCGTATCCGTAACGGCGGAGGTGCGCGTAACCGGCGATCTTCATCCGTATGTAAGCAGAGGCGGCCTGAAGCTTCGGGGCGCCCTTGACGCCCTGGGGCTTGACGTGTCGGGATTGACCGTTCTGGATGTCGGAGCTTCAACGGGCGGTTTTACGGACTGTCTGCTCCAGTCTGGAGCCATCAAGGTCTATGCCCTTGACGTCGGTTACGGTCAGCTCTCCTGGAAACTTCGCACGGATAAGCGAGTCGTTCCCATCGAACGCACCAACATACGTTATTTCGACGGAACGGGCATCGCGGAACCCCTGGATATGGCAACGGTGGATGCATCGTTTATCTCTCTCAAGGTGATCCTCCCCAAGGTGGTAAGCCTTCTGCGTCCCGGCGGGCTCCTTTTGGCCCTGATAAAACCTCAATTTGAAGTCGGTCGCGGACAGGTCGGTAAACGCGGTGTGGTGTCCGACCCGGCCCTGCACCAGGCCGTAGTCGAAGGCTCCATTTCCCTTTGCAGGCAGTTGAACCTGGGGGGAATCACCACCTGTGAATCACCTTTGCTGGGACCGGCGGGCAACCGGGAATTTTTTATTCACGCGCAACGGCCGAAAGAATAA
- a CDS encoding 1-deoxy-D-xylulose-5-phosphate synthase translates to MKRNPSAEITRELSQGSLLERVNRPEDLRKLNVDELHRLAEEIRIKIVHTVARTGGHLASSLGAVELTLALHYVFDTPKDKLIWDVGHQAYAHKIITERKEVFSTLRQRGGISGFPKRAESVYDVFDVGHSGTSISAASGIAEARCLKGEAFKVIAVIGDGSMTSGMAYEGLNWSGDRHKDLIIILNDNEMSISPNVGAMSSYLNRVMTGQTVMKLKNEIKHFLKTIPSVGPQVLKFTQHAEESLKTFFIPGALFEELGFTYVGPLGGHRLDHLIKNLINIRKMDGPILVHVITKKGRGYLFAEQEPLRYHSAAPFDVETGNPLVQASTVPTYTQVFGDTLIGLADVNKKIVAITAAMCEGTGLKRFAGLYPDRFFDVGIAEQHGVTFASALATEGIIPVVAIYSTFLQRAYDQIIHDACLQKLHIVFAQDRGGLVGDDGPTHHGLFDYSFLRSIPHMTVMSPKDENELRHMLKTAVEADHPVSIRYPRGRGAGVPLSGEPEVIPIGKGEVLHDGNDLAIVAVGSTVLPALAAAEELAKEGIHATVINARFVKPLDEALISGAAIACRRLITVEENVLMGGFGSAVLEMLQEKGITHIQVIRMGIPDEFVEHATQAELRSIYGLDREGIIAAAKRITRPAL, encoded by the coding sequence ATGAAAAGGAACCCCAGTGCCGAAATAACACGGGAACTCTCCCAGGGGTCGCTTCTCGAGCGCGTCAACCGCCCGGAGGACCTGAGAAAACTGAACGTCGACGAGCTCCACCGTCTGGCGGAAGAAATCCGGATCAAAATTGTACACACCGTGGCACGTACGGGGGGACACCTTGCCTCTTCCCTGGGAGCCGTCGAATTGACCCTCGCCCTGCACTATGTTTTTGATACACCCAAGGATAAGTTGATCTGGGACGTGGGGCATCAAGCCTATGCCCACAAGATCATCACCGAACGGAAAGAGGTTTTCTCCACGCTTCGCCAGCGCGGCGGGATCAGCGGTTTCCCAAAGCGGGCGGAGAGTGTTTACGACGTCTTTGACGTCGGTCACAGCGGTACATCTATCTCCGCAGCATCGGGCATCGCCGAGGCACGATGTCTGAAAGGAGAAGCTTTCAAAGTCATTGCCGTAATCGGTGACGGCTCCATGACCTCCGGCATGGCTTACGAAGGCCTGAACTGGTCGGGAGACCGACACAAGGACCTGATCATCATCCTCAACGACAACGAAATGTCCATTTCACCGAACGTGGGCGCCATGTCATCATACCTGAACCGGGTCATGACGGGTCAGACCGTGATGAAACTGAAAAACGAAATCAAGCATTTTCTGAAAACCATTCCCTCTGTAGGACCCCAGGTCCTCAAGTTCACCCAGCATGCCGAAGAGTCACTAAAGACCTTCTTTATCCCTGGAGCACTTTTCGAGGAACTCGGGTTCACCTATGTCGGCCCCCTGGGAGGTCACCGTCTGGATCATTTGATAAAAAATCTCATAAATATAAGAAAAATGGATGGGCCCATCCTGGTCCATGTCATCACAAAAAAGGGGAGGGGGTACCTGTTCGCGGAGCAGGAGCCTCTCAGGTATCATAGTGCAGCGCCCTTCGATGTGGAAACAGGCAATCCCCTGGTCCAGGCCAGCACCGTTCCCACCTACACACAGGTGTTCGGGGATACCCTCATCGGGCTTGCCGATGTCAATAAAAAAATCGTCGCGATCACTGCCGCCATGTGCGAAGGAACGGGACTGAAACGTTTCGCCGGCCTTTACCCGGACCGTTTTTTTGATGTCGGCATTGCGGAACAGCATGGGGTCACCTTTGCCTCCGCTCTCGCCACGGAAGGCATCATTCCCGTTGTCGCCATTTACTCAACTTTCCTTCAGCGGGCTTACGACCAGATCATTCATGACGCCTGCCTCCAGAAACTGCATATCGTTTTTGCTCAGGACAGGGGCGGCCTGGTGGGTGACGACGGTCCAACCCACCACGGTCTGTTTGATTACTCCTTCTTGCGGTCGATTCCCCATATGACCGTTATGTCCCCCAAAGATGAAAACGAACTGCGCCATATGCTGAAAACGGCGGTTGAAGCGGACCACCCGGTTTCCATCCGTTATCCCCGCGGCAGGGGTGCGGGGGTTCCCCTCTCCGGAGAACCGGAGGTCATTCCCATCGGCAAAGGCGAGGTTCTGCACGATGGCAATGACCTGGCAATCGTGGCCGTCGGATCCACGGTACTCCCAGCGCTTGCCGCAGCGGAGGAGCTGGCAAAGGAGGGTATCCATGCCACCGTCATCAACGCCCGCTTCGTCAAGCCGCTGGATGAGGCGCTTATTTCCGGGGCAGCCATCGCCTGCCGGCGTCTGATCACCGTTGAGGAGAATGTCCTCATGGGAGGTTTCGGCAGCGCCGTCCTTGAAATGCTCCAAGAAAAAGGAATTACGCATATCCAGGTCATTCGTATGGGGATTCCAGATGAATTCGTTGAACATGCCACCCAGGCAGAACTGAGAAGCATTTACGGCCTTGACAGGGAAGGAATCATCGCGGCGGCCAAACGAATTACGAGACCGGCACTTTGA
- a CDS encoding polyprenyl synthetase family protein has translation MNLDSYIIEHRKRVDHALQEYMPAEHTYPTIIFQAVRYSLFAGGKRIRPILCLAATEALGGNADAVLPVACALEMIHTYSLIHDDLPAMDNDDYRRGILTNHKIFGENIAVLAGDALLTEAFCLLSHPDHLTEFNPATRIDIIHDISDAAGFFGMIGGQVMDVQSEGKEYDMSTLQYIHSRKTGAMIAASVRSGALLTGGKPEEINALIHYGTQIGLAFQIADDILNVEGEEKRIGKSIGTDKKRGKATYPALVGIEASRQKGRELMTEALSAIAPLDEKAEPLRMIARHIIERDS, from the coding sequence ATGAATTTAGACAGTTATATCATCGAACACAGGAAAAGGGTTGACCATGCACTCCAGGAATATATGCCGGCCGAGCACACATATCCCACCATCATCTTTCAGGCTGTTCGTTACAGCCTGTTTGCCGGCGGAAAAAGAATCCGTCCCATTTTGTGCCTGGCCGCGACAGAAGCGCTTGGCGGAAACGCTGACGCGGTGTTGCCGGTTGCCTGTGCCTTGGAGATGATTCACACCTACTCCCTCATTCACGACGACCTGCCCGCCATGGACAACGACGATTATCGGCGCGGTATCCTGACCAATCACAAGATCTTCGGCGAAAACATAGCGGTCCTGGCGGGGGATGCTTTGTTGACGGAGGCTTTTTGTCTGTTGTCCCACCCGGACCATTTAACGGAATTCAACCCGGCGACACGGATTGATATCATTCACGATATCTCCGACGCGGCCGGTTTCTTCGGCATGATCGGCGGCCAGGTCATGGATGTACAATCGGAGGGTAAGGAATATGATATGTCCACTCTTCAGTATATTCATTCCCGGAAAACCGGAGCCATGATTGCCGCATCCGTACGATCCGGCGCACTGCTCACTGGCGGCAAACCGGAGGAAATCAACGCCCTCATCCACTATGGAACACAAATCGGTCTTGCTTTCCAGATTGCCGACGACATTCTGAATGTCGAAGGTGAGGAAAAGCGCATCGGGAAAAGCATTGGAACGGATAAAAAAAGAGGGAAAGCCACCTACCCTGCCCTGGTCGGCATCGAAGCCTCCCGGCAGAAGGGACGGGAACTCATGACCGAGGCTCTGTCCGCCATTGCACCATTGGACGAAAAGGCAGAACCGTTACGGATGATTGCCCGGCATATTATCGAGCGTGACTCTTAG
- a CDS encoding exodeoxyribonuclease VII small subunit: MGKDTFENNMTRLEEIVKKLESGELSLEDSLKAFEEGIKLSRLCTKKLNESERKVEILLKQEEGLASTSFSEEV, translated from the coding sequence ATGGGAAAAGACACATTTGAAAACAATATGACCCGACTGGAAGAAATCGTCAAAAAACTGGAGAGCGGAGAGCTTTCTCTGGAGGATTCCCTCAAAGCCTTCGAAGAGGGAATCAAACTATCCCGTTTATGCACGAAAAAATTGAACGAATCGGAAAGAAAAGTGGAAATTTTGTTGAAGCAGGAAGAAGGCTTGGCCAGCACATCGTTTTCAGAAGAAGTTTAG
- a CDS encoding exodeoxyribonuclease VII large subunit — protein sequence MMKCILTVTALTGQLKNLLEETFDPILVEGEISNLRRPASGHTYFTLKDNQAQIRAVWFKPFPGTQLTPSSRRMACDLEEGMLVVCRGRISVYAPRGEYQIVIDTVEPKGTGALQKAFEQLKARLHAEGLFDERHKKEIPFLPSCIGVITSPTGAVIRDILQITKRRFPSVSLLLAPARVQGPEAAPEIVRAIQDMVAFGRADVLILARGGGSLEDLAPFNDETVARAIHACPVPIISAVGHETDYTIADFTADLRAPTPSAAAELVVPSRDDLAGTLFDLRHRMIRSRAHMAESLNREATLLREKLKSPRWMIDDYRLSLDDYDDRMKARLCQQLAHSAAHLHHLKIRLAQGSPRTGHRRIGFLLESSTGNMIAAMRRRIVDARQTLKRNISLLDSLNPLAVLNRGFSITLRRQTKEIIREAAQVRVGEELMIYLGKGQLTASVKSREEDNARYFFAKPGRMNKRTEERDRFDSEIDLPER from the coding sequence ATGATGAAATGCATCCTGACCGTAACGGCCCTGACGGGGCAGCTAAAAAATCTCCTTGAAGAAACCTTCGATCCGATTCTGGTGGAGGGAGAAATCTCGAATCTTCGTCGGCCGGCTTCGGGCCACACATACTTTACGTTGAAGGACAATCAGGCCCAGATTCGTGCAGTCTGGTTCAAGCCCTTTCCCGGTACTCAACTCACGCCAAGCTCCCGCCGGATGGCCTGCGACCTGGAGGAAGGTATGCTGGTCGTCTGCCGGGGACGCATCAGTGTCTATGCGCCCCGCGGCGAATACCAGATCGTCATCGACACGGTTGAACCCAAGGGAACCGGAGCCCTTCAGAAGGCATTCGAACAGCTCAAGGCCCGGCTTCATGCAGAGGGGCTCTTTGACGAGAGACACAAAAAAGAAATTCCCTTTCTGCCTTCGTGCATCGGCGTCATTACCTCGCCGACAGGCGCCGTAATCCGGGATATTTTACAGATCACGAAACGCCGTTTCCCCTCCGTCTCCCTACTGCTGGCCCCGGCACGTGTTCAGGGTCCGGAGGCGGCCCCGGAAATCGTCCGGGCAATTCAAGACATGGTCGCCTTCGGTCGGGCTGATGTCTTGATTCTAGCAAGGGGAGGCGGTTCCCTGGAAGATCTCGCCCCATTCAATGATGAAACCGTGGCCCGGGCGATTCACGCCTGTCCCGTTCCCATCATCTCGGCTGTGGGACATGAAACAGATTACACGATTGCCGATTTCACGGCCGACCTCCGGGCACCCACTCCCTCCGCGGCGGCAGAACTGGTGGTTCCTTCCAGAGACGATCTCGCCGGAACGCTTTTTGACTTGCGTCACCGTATGATTCGGAGTCGCGCGCATATGGCCGAATCACTGAACCGTGAGGCAACCTTGCTCCGGGAAAAGCTTAAAAGTCCCCGCTGGATGATAGACGACTATCGCCTGTCTCTGGACGACTACGATGACCGAATGAAGGCCCGGCTGTGCCAACAACTGGCGCACAGTGCCGCACATCTGCACCATTTGAAGATTCGCCTTGCTCAGGGTAGTCCCCGGACCGGCCATCGACGGATCGGTTTTCTCCTTGAATCCTCAACCGGAAATATGATAGCCGCTATGCGACGTCGGATTGTCGACGCCCGCCAGACCCTGAAACGTAACATATCTCTCCTGGACTCGCTGAATCCCCTTGCGGTCCTCAATCGCGGTTTCAGCATCACACTCCGGCGCCAGACAAAGGAAATTATTCGGGAAGCCGCTCAGGTCCGGGTGGGAGAGGAATTGATGATATACCTTGGGAAAGGGCAACTGACAGCATCGGTGAAATCCCGTGAAGAGGACAATGCGAGATACTTTTTTGCAAAACCGGGCCGGATGAATAAACGAACTGAAGAAAGGGACAGGTTTGATTCCGAGATAGACCTTCCGGAAAGATAA
- a CDS encoding universal stress protein gives MFKKILVPLDGSELAECALPYVRDLVRGGFVEEIVLLNVVDIPATWVEGIDYVAIKDAGLEQATKYLQELKDQLAADGLPVRAEILEGVTPHVIVNYATEKGADLIVIGTHGYTGMKKLMFGSVALRVLHDAHCPVLLIRPESCR, from the coding sequence ATGTTTAAGAAAATTCTTGTACCTCTGGATGGCTCCGAATTGGCGGAGTGCGCGTTGCCTTATGTGCGGGATCTTGTCCGGGGCGGTTTCGTTGAAGAGATTGTCCTCTTGAATGTGGTGGACATTCCAGCGACCTGGGTCGAGGGAATTGATTATGTAGCCATTAAAGATGCTGGTCTGGAGCAAGCGACAAAGTACCTGCAGGAACTCAAGGATCAATTGGCTGCCGATGGTCTGCCCGTCCGGGCGGAGATTCTGGAAGGGGTAACGCCGCATGTTATTGTGAACTATGCCACGGAGAAGGGCGCAGACCTGATCGTCATCGGTACCCATGGATACACCGGCATGAAAAAACTTATGTTCGGAAGTGTTGCGCTGCGAGTCCTGCACGACGCCCATTGTCCGGTCCTTCTGATTCGCCCGGAATCGTGTCGGTAA
- a CDS encoding glycoside hydrolase family 15 protein, with protein MINSLELGLIGNCRIGALINPAGEIVWSCLPRFDGDPIFCSLLREHDTGESTGYCTIELEELTGTEQFYLTNSAVLVTRLTDRKGAVVEITDFAPRFRQHGRMFTPMMMIRYVKRLHGAPRVRIRVRPTYGYGRHACSVTYGSHHIRYVAPDGVLRLTTDMSLTPILNETPFFLQDSISLIFSSDETIPDTIGELTRRFLNETLQYWHEWVRDIGIPFEWQDVVIRSAITLKLNTFDDTGAIIAAMTTSIPEAAGSSRNWDYRYCWLRDAYFVLNALNRLNTTPTLERYIGFLVNVIAGDPRRRVQPVYGIDGRAQLDEMELDSLPGYRGMGPVRVGNQAYTQTQHDVYGSAILAVAHVFFDHRLIRRGDEALFRRLEFLGEAAFAVHDQPDAGIWEFRGMLRVHTFSSVMCWVACDRLARIASVLTLTDRAAYWRTRADHIHTVICHRAWSDRKQSFTAAFDEDTLDASVLLLHDLGFLAADDPRFVKTVTMIERELRHGDYIYRYVDADDFGVPENAFLACTFWYIYALSALGRMEEGRALFEKLVAKRNGHGLLSEHIDPQTGELWGNFAQTYSMVGMINSAIRLSRRWDSAF; from the coding sequence ATGATCAATTCTCTTGAGTTGGGGTTGATTGGAAACTGCCGGATCGGAGCGCTGATCAACCCGGCAGGAGAGATTGTCTGGAGTTGCCTGCCCCGTTTTGACGGCGATCCTATATTCTGCTCCCTGTTACGGGAACACGATACTGGTGAAAGCACAGGCTATTGTACGATTGAGCTCGAAGAATTGACCGGAACGGAACAGTTTTACCTGACCAATTCGGCAGTGCTTGTCACCAGGTTGACGGACAGGAAAGGCGCCGTGGTGGAAATCACGGATTTTGCTCCCCGCTTCCGGCAACACGGTCGCATGTTTACGCCCATGATGATGATCCGCTACGTCAAGCGACTCCATGGCGCGCCGCGTGTGCGCATCCGTGTCAGGCCCACATACGGATATGGGCGACACGCCTGTTCCGTCACCTATGGAAGCCACCACATCCGCTATGTTGCTCCCGACGGAGTGTTGAGGCTTACGACAGACATGTCCCTGACACCGATCCTCAACGAAACCCCCTTTTTTCTGCAGGATAGCATCAGCCTTATCTTCAGTTCCGACGAGACCATTCCGGATACGATCGGTGAACTGACCCGGCGCTTTCTGAATGAAACGCTGCAGTATTGGCATGAATGGGTCAGAGACATCGGAATCCCCTTTGAGTGGCAGGATGTGGTTATCCGTTCCGCCATCACCCTAAAACTGAACACTTTTGATGACACCGGTGCGATCATCGCGGCCATGACCACCTCTATTCCCGAGGCGGCGGGATCTTCACGAAATTGGGATTATCGATACTGTTGGCTGAGAGACGCCTACTTTGTTCTCAATGCATTGAACCGTCTTAACACGACACCCACTTTGGAGCGCTACATCGGTTTTCTTGTGAATGTCATTGCCGGTGATCCCCGCAGACGTGTCCAGCCCGTGTATGGTATTGACGGGAGGGCGCAACTCGATGAAATGGAACTGGATTCTCTGCCCGGATATAGGGGGATGGGGCCTGTGAGGGTTGGAAATCAGGCCTATACCCAAACCCAGCACGATGTGTACGGATCAGCCATACTGGCGGTGGCCCATGTCTTCTTCGATCACAGATTAATCCGCCGGGGTGACGAGGCGCTTTTTCGGCGTCTGGAATTTTTGGGCGAGGCGGCCTTTGCCGTTCACGATCAGCCCGACGCGGGGATTTGGGAATTTCGTGGCATGCTTCGTGTTCACACTTTTTCCTCGGTGATGTGCTGGGTAGCCTGTGATCGGCTGGCGAGGATTGCCTCCGTGTTGACACTGACGGATCGTGCTGCGTATTGGAGAACAAGGGCGGATCATATCCACACGGTAATTTGCCACAGAGCGTGGAGTGATCGCAAACAATCCTTCACTGCGGCTTTCGATGAGGATACGCTGGATGCGAGTGTGCTTCTGCTTCATGATCTGGGTTTTTTGGCGGCGGATGACCCGCGTTTTGTGAAGACCGTCACGATGATTGAACGGGAACTCAGACATGGAGATTATATTTATCGTTATGTCGATGCCGATGACTTCGGTGTTCCGGAGAATGCTTTTCTCGCGTGTACCTTCTGGTATATCTACGCATTGTCCGCTCTCGGACGCATGGAGGAGGGACGTGCCCTTTTCGAAAAACTGGTGGCGAAACGGAATGGACACGGGCTCCTCTCCGAGCATATCGATCCGCAAACGGGTGAATTATGGGGTAACTTTGCCCAGACGTACAGTATGGTCGGTATGATCAACTCGGCCATTCGTCTCAGCCGGCGCTGGGACAGTGCGTTTTAA